From the genome of Bacillus sp. V2I10:
AAGGATACTCCCATTGTAGTAGTTAATCCCGGAAGAGCACCTACAGCTATCCCTGCAAAAGTGCCTAAAAGAAATAAAAATAATATCTTAATAGAAAGGATACTTGTAAACGAATCAACTATTGAACTTAAATCGACCACCAGATTTCCCTCCTAATCTAAGTAAATCTCGCCATTCTTCATGAGAATCTTCCCATCCACTTTAATAAGAGGATCTCTCATAACAAGATCACAATGACCAGGTGCACGAATACTGCTACCAAAAGTGATTCCATTTCCAATCCCAATATGCATCGTACCAAACTCTGCTTCATCTTCTAATTGTCCCCCTCTTCCAATCTTTGCATTGGGATTCATGCCTATTCCCATCTCAACCGCACAATAGACATTTGGATGATTATAGCTTTCTAGTGTTTGCCTTAGCATTTGTGCGTCTTCACTACCTTCAATCGAAACAATTCTTCCTTCTTTAAAAGTGATTTTTATGGGTGCTTGACATGCCCTCCCAGGAACCACGGCTCCGTCAATATATATCACCCCTTCTGTTGTACCCTCCACTGGTGCAACGGCTGATTCAATACACGGAGGTGGAGATATACTTCCAGGTTCATGACAGATACCTGTTTGGGGAACAGCATGCCGACCTGAAATATCCATGGTAAGG
Proteins encoded in this window:
- a CDS encoding aminopeptidase, whose translation is MNTIRKMFMMKSVQTILHTCLNIKPGENLLILTDTNTIEIGEMFSIVGKGMDAEVVMTIMSPTTRHGDEPPKIIAEAMKAADAIVAPTTFSINHSTARKEASDAGARLIFMPDANEEVFLDGSLDIDFLAQKVKIDKLSAILEAGSHLSIFSELGTNLTMDISGRHAVPQTGICHEPGSISPPPCIESAVAPVEGTTEGVIYIDGAVVPGRACQAPIKITFKEGRIVSIEGSEDAQMLRQTLESYNHPNVYCAVEMGIGMNPNAKIGRGGQLEDEAEFGTMHIGIGNGITFGSSIRAPGHCDLVMRDPLIKVDGKILMKNGEIYLD